The nucleotide window caaacagGATCTACATGTCGAATCATCTCTCTCAGCACATCTGACACTGGAGTTTACTGGTGTCAGTCTGAATCTGGAGAGAAACATCATCCTCTCAACATCACTGTACATGGTGAGTCACATGACACTTAAAactacatataataaataatctgttttggactaaataaaatgtgacagtATATTTAAGAATTTAGTTGTGTTTAAGTATTATGGAAAGACATGAGCTGCTGTAATTATAAACAGTTGTGAATTGTTCTGTGATTATGTTCTGTACTTATTCTTTACTAAATATCAATGTATACaatcaataataatagaaatcaTCCTACATGCACGCATTTCTTGTGTTGTGTAGATGGTGATGTGATTCTGGTGAGTTCTGTTGATCCTGTGATTGAGGGAGATACTCTGACTCTACACTGTTTACATCGATCTTCAAACTCCCCGATCCTCAGAGCTGATTTCTATAAAGACGGGTCGCTCATCCAGAATCAGACGACAGGAGAGATGAGCATCACTACTGTCTCAAAGTCACATGAGGGTTTCTACTACTGTAAAACAGAGAAAGGACAGTCACTCCACAGCTGGATCTCAGTCAGAGGTGAGAGTCAGTGGAGTTCTAATAAAAGGGGCATTAACTACAAGATTAGAATAAAATTTACTTACTCTCATGTTATACCAATCCTGTATTTTCtactttggaacacaaatgaagacctattttattttattttagtttagtttagattTGCATGGGATAAACTATTCCCTTAATACAGAGCTAAAAGGACATTatagattaaattatatatttcagtgcttttgtgtttactaacaaaaatatttgaaagtatttAGAGGCTCTATAATGTTGCTCAATAATGTGCTTGTGTTTCTGATTTTCAGTGTCATGTTCAGGTCAGATTTCTGTCTTCAACATCCTCATTTTTCTTCTGGTAGCTTTACCGTATCTGCTGTCTACAGTCGTGCTGCTGTTCAAATGCTACAGAGCGAGAGGTAAAACTTCTGTCTGAAccttctctcctctctctctctctctctctctctctctatttctgAGTGTCTTTTCCACAAATCATTCACATTCACTGACAGACATGCATTTACTCtctgtctttttgtttgttatatacCAATATTtacaatgtgtgtgtgcgtgtgtgtgtgtgtgtgtgcgtttcaCAGTTGCATCTACTGAAGACCAAAGCCATGTAACAGAGGAACAAACTTCAAGCTGATATTTCTTTTATTCTCTGAACAGCATGTAGGGTCACACTTAGTGTATCAGTCAAATTTACTGTAAGCTATTGAAAGTTGCCTTTTAAAGACACTGGATAAATAAAATGGTTAAAgaggtcatatgatgttgctagaaataacattattttgtgtatttggtgtaatgcaatgtgtttatgcggtttgaggttcaaaaaacacattattttccacacaCTGTAcattgttgctcctctctgccgTGCCTTTTTGAAACACTTTGATTTTCACAAAGCTCATCGTTCTGAAAAGCAAGGTGTTCTCTGATTGGCCAGCTGTGCATTGTGATTGGCTGAATACATCAAGCGTGTGATGGAAATGTTACGCCCCCTACCATGTTGTGATGCTGTTTCCCGGCGTgatgagacaaaaacaaacaaacaaacaaaaaaaaaaaacattataaacaacaCATTTGTTGCATGGTACATAactactgattataatgattttttatgTGTTGTGTTGCATCGCGTAACATAGCACAATGTCCACATTTGTGACTGTAGAAACGCCAAACAACAAacactactctacactgctcaaaacttgcgtttgaatagtcagtagcaaattctttaagtGTACTTACAGGACGTCAGAAgtgccagactgtccttgcCACGTTGGAATTGACCCACTTTATAGCCTTAACCCTTTGTGTACAGCtggcattgtaggctactctaccaggttcaggaaacagtcctctGTAAAATGCACAGCACCCACTCGAATATGTGCATTGTACTGTCCTGAAACAGTATTGTACATATAACTTGATTTACAGTTGTGTCCTCATTTAGAAGGACAAACAAAATTATTTCACTTTCCCAATGAAACACACATCATCTCCACAACATGGTGGTGactgcaacaatactacagtCGGTATAAAAAGTTACTCCTTCTTTCTTTGCATATACATGTGGGTGGTGTTATGAAAATCTACCCACACTGTGACATAGACATGTGGAGGCGTGTTTGAACGAGCTGTTTTAGGAAGGCAtggctgagtcttaacttttataataaatatctctttgggtttaAGGTTTTAAGCTTTGCAATTTTACAAATCTTATATATGCAGAAACAGCTTctaacactccaaagacaaaggaaacaAGAAAccacatcatatgacccctttaaataaaaaataaatacatttgacagCAGTTTATAATTATACAGGCCGAATGACAAATGTTCAAACTTATGAAATATCTGCACAGAGATGTTTTTAGTCCGTTTTAACATGATTGTCAATAAAAAGTTATATCAGTAAATACCAGAAAATAATatcagatatttttaaattgtattaaatgtgaGGAACCGGTTCATTATCACACTTTAATGAACAGACCTCTATCAACAAGACTGAACaacttttatgttttaaatactacTAACAACTAACAATGTCACTATACTAATGTAAAATTACATCttaacatgtattttatgttgctcttttttatattaaacaattatGTTTAGACTTctgttgtgagtttatacctttTCAGCAAgtaaaagttgttttataaaatatttcataaaatcttcactgattttaaaataatttttatattgttagaaatacTGAGATTGATGCAACTTATGTTTATCTGATTGTTTGAacataatttagtttattttttcatcattgtattgcattgcattgttttGAAATAGAGCTTTGATAATAAAACTAAGCAATTAAATACCATTTTACTAAGACAATAGGAGACACAGGGTGACTACTGATATATCTCAGAATTTTATCCACATAAACATTAGCATCTTCACCAAACTGTGTATTTAAGCTTCAAATTCTCATTATATCTCACTATATGAACCATAAATGCCTGATGTATTAAGAAACTAAAacatcaaacaaaaaataaataaataaataacaataaaaataataataataataaattattattattattattattattattattatatatatatatatatatatatatatatatatatatatatatatatatatatatatatacacacatatacacacacacacacatctcccACCAAAAggaagaataaatataaataaataaataaataatctgacTATGATTTCACAATTCTCAGATGCATTGTCCAGAACAGGGATAAGCAATGTcggtaaacaaacaaataagaagaagaagaagatacATAGACTATTTAGACAATTAACTGATAACGTATAAATTCttcatttttaggtaaaataaagtctaaaaaTTCAGTAGCAAGCTCTTTTAAAGACAACGTGGGTGGCTCTTAAAAGAGCCTTTGGGTTCGCTGATCAAACAAGATGAGACTTTACTTTGAGCTGGTGTATTTGGTCACAGCCTTTGTGCCCTCAGACACAGCGTGTTTGGCCAGTTCACCGGGCAGCAGCAGACGCACGGCGGTCTGGATCTCTCTCGATGTGATGGTGGAGCGCTTGTTGTAGTGAGCGAGACGAGACGATTCACCGGCGATGCGCTCAAAGATGTCGTTGACGAAAGAATTCATGATTCCCATCGCCTTGGAAGAAATTCCAGTGTCAGGATGAACCTGCTTCAGAACTTTGTACACGTAAATAGCATAACTCTCCTTCCTGGATCTTTTGCGCTTCTTTCCTCCCTTGCCGGTGGTCTTGGTAACGGCCTTCTTCGAGCCTTTCTTGGGTGCAGACTTCGCTGGTTCAGGCATGATGATCCGTTCACGATTTTTAACAATTcaatatttgttgttgttaaatacaTGAGCTTTTATGCACTGCCCTATGCTaattttaaaagagaaaacGGCAGTCTGTGATTGCTGTATCTCCATGGACCAACCCACAGAATGATTTCATTGGCCACAATAAAACCAATCAGGAGCTTGAAAATGTAAATCCCTCCCATCGCTTCATGCTTGACGATTACCATCCCCCATCCGTTTCAGTTcctttgtttgatttttctttccttGAATGTTATCACGAAGAACTTTTCGGTGACGCTTAGCGCCTCCTTTACCAAGTCCTTTACCACCTTTTCTTCTTCCTGACATGTCTATAACTACTCTTTAAACCACATCAACGAAAAcagtttgttcaaaaaaaaaaaaaaaaaaaaaggaaaatgggGAGTTTATATTTCGCTAAAGGACCTAGGTGAAACCAAAATCATGGGCGGTTCTACTAAACGTCACCCGTTACGTCTAATCCGAGTGCATCATTCATGTTCTGtgtcaatattacatttacGAGCGAGTGTAACGGAGTTAAAAGAACATTAATACTAACGATATTCATTATGTTGAATTTCCTGAAATTAGAATGTTTTGGTGTCTTCTAGTGATTAATACTTTGCAGAcgttatcattatttttgtccATTTGCGCCTACCGTAGTTCAGCAGAAAATGGTTAACGCTGCTGCGGGTAAGTTTGTTTTTCTACTCTCCAGTTCAGTGTTTAAAATACGGTAAAAGTGTGTTTAATGTGAGTTTTACCTAATGTAAAATGGTTATATATCAACAAATGTATAATGTTTTGGAGGAGTTTACATCTCAGATGAAACTTTGTCGAATAATTATCGTCGTGTTTCATGTCTCGTATAGTGAGACTGACACGTGCTGTTACTAGTGTAGTATTGTGTAGCTGAATGGATAACACACTGTGAGTTTACCCTTAATGAGAGCAAGTTGTTGGTTTTATGTTCTTTATTCCAGTTATGTCTGTGTCTGCAATGTTGTCACCCGGTGTATTAATAGATATTGATGTATTTCTCAGACACGATCATCGTTGCTGCGGTGAATAAAAGAACTGACAACCAGAGTCGTTGTATGTGTCGTCCATTCGAAATTGGTGACAGTCGTAAGGGACAACAATCGTTACACATGGACCACACCTCAACCAAATATGTTACTGAATAGTTTATTGCTTAGAATGTTagggaggaggaggaagaggatgaAAAGGTAAGGGGAGACTCAGGGTGGGGGTGTCGTCTCGTTTGTATATTTAGACCAGATGATTTGGACCCTGATGCAACGTGAAAGGAGAAAATGCAGCATTATCTCTAGTCAGCGGTCATGAGCacaatggactacttgcacaacTACTTCCGCGTTCTACTTGTTAGGGCTCGGGAGTTTCCGGTTAGCGTTCAGCGCACCTACATACAGACAGTTTCTCATAAGGATGcagattattactacattttagggctggcatttctttaaaaaaaaaaaaaaaaaaacaattaatcatattctctgcgttaaaataaatcatatccAACCTGCTGAAAGGTTACTATAAATAAACggtatgtgcattctgaataataaataaatacatttccccACTAATCTGCCGCATTCTCATGGacagcatttttcttttactgatcaTAATTCATACTTGATGAATTTGCTGTTATATGGTTTAACTCCAATtgcaatttttggttttatttgtagtaaaaccatggctaatttgtttgtgtgccTTGGCGCTCTTATTCCGAGCCCATACTGCTTATTCCATTGCttaaaatggctgaatgaaTGTGCGGTAACTGCCTTATTTAACGATGTTAAACCttacaataatttttaacagtaacacgCTGACAGTGCGACGATTGAATactcatattttggcattaGACTACATAGagtgaaatgatgacagaatatgacacagaatagtgactaacatatttaatacagataaataaaggttcattatgatcttattcatcagatTTCACAAACTGCAGCGTCGCGATTAGGTCACTATAGAGCACTGACACCCTGTGGTGAACAATCACGTATGATTACCAGTCACTGCTTTCTCAGATCGGTTTATGTTGCATTAAAATAGTTCcgttgagtttggaaaattctaTACGCAATAATTATCAGAATATGTTTTGAAAAGGTCTCCGAAAATTTCAGGGTGGAAATCATCGAAATCTCATTTTAATAGACGTTTAAGTCAACCACATGATTACAgcgcattgaaaatgtacataaccggAAATAAGTATGCCCTACGATTTCAAAACGGAAGTACGTCACGAGGCtcagtgcaagtagtccattgtAGATATAAGCCGACCAACATTACTTTCTCTGATAATGGTTTTGGTGTAGTCATGCCATGGTTTCCCATGTTTGCTTGAGAAATATTATAGTTAGGCCCACCCAAATTTAGGTTGGTCGAACAACATCCAGTTGACCTAAATGGGAAATTCCCTTTTGGCCTTCACAGCAAGTGTTAGCCAGATCTGTAAAATCTCTTTTGGCGTACCCCATACTCCATCTTAACTGAACTTTAGCCCGTTAGGTGCTGATATGAGTTAACAAGGTTACAACATGATCTACTGGAGTCAATCATTCCAGAGTAAACAGAATCAATTCAAATATAACAATGTATTATCAGTCaggtaaatatgtattatgtCAATTCAGAGATAATTAATGCAAGACATCAAATTCTCAAAAGTGAATCTAAGAGTAAAAGATGCATGCcttattataatttatgtttGCAGAGATTTCATAattatacaaacagaaacatcCCTAATATAATCATAGCATCACATGAGAAGCAAGTTCTGCAGATGCTTCTCTCAGTGATGTGGTTTGATTGTAGATGTACCTTGTAATGGAAGTCACAGCATTTTGTGGGTTGTTTCTATATAGTGggcctcatttttctgaaaattaacatttagaGTTACAGCAATAACAGCTCACATTTTACTTGTTGCACTGGCTTCTTTCAGCTCATCACTAAGGACACATTGTTATTTGTGTATTGGTGACTTCAGAAGCTGTTTGTAGTGAGAAAATGACAGAAGTGTTAAGAGGCCTAATAAATAAGTTGAGCTAATGGTCGTGGTTTGACTTCTGCTCTGATTCTGCTCTCTGGTTTTAACAAGAGTGGGGGAGATAGTTATTCTTATTCTGCTTCTTTAGTTTCATAAACCTCAAAATACGACCACAAGAGCAAAAGATTCACAGCAACATGtgcatgtcattttcatttacttcCACTTCTTAGAAACCCTGTCTAATGTCAAACTTTAGAGTCtctgttttcatatattttatttgacagtGAGCCAACAATAGCACCAACTGGTGAAACAAAATTTGTAGTAAGAGGCTTCTGCCAGTTCTTGTTCTCCATTTTGATAGTTAAACAAGTGCAGTACCTGAGACGATCACCTTTTGATGGCCAAGTGTTTATGACTATAACTACTTATGGTAtggacttttttattattattattattattattattattattattatatatattattttattttttatttatgtatctatttatgtatttattatctcTATGAAGTATCTGTATGGTACAATATTTATGTTGTTTAGATTGGTTAGAGTTCCTAATAACTCTTTATATCTTTGCATAAGGTTGCTTTGTCTTGACCTGTAAGCACTGCTCTCTAAATGAATGACTGCAGTGTCAAACAGCACATTCTCAATAAAGAATCCTGCTGAAGATACACCCGAGTCTCCTGGTCTAAGAAGTAAGTGCTGTCATGTAACTTTTTagagaataaataaacattttaatgccGTTGTGGCGAATCATCACTCCATCCAATCTGAATCAATATCATGTTATAGACTGTATGTGTCACTTGTGTGTGACAGCATGTCATTTACTTCGTCATTTATACATGTGTTAGTGTTCATATTTTGTCTTTGATAGTATGAACACACCAAAAGAGAAGTGAGATATcttaaacttaatttctttgctaTGGGGTTCCAGTGACTGCTTTGTATACACATTTGtcttaatttacttttttactgttgtcctaactgtcattttgttctgtcgacctgttctgtcatcctaactgtcgtcctgttcactgcggtcaagtgagccgccatctgGATTTGCTGCACGTTTATTAGTGGAATTACAGTACGGAGACAAgaagcggccaaaaagctgacgaacatctatatttccgcggttaaaatttaaatgtgctagaaaacagggaaaaagtatttacaaaacctatatatatattgttcattatagaagatacaattatattactttcgaatacattatactgtaaagttttctgaaaaaataaagtttgttacaatacattctaacactgaatgtttgctcctttttttctacatgcattattaagatTTCTTATTAAAAGTTTCTTATTACTGTCTTAGAAAactttacagtataatgtattcgaaagtaatataattgtatcttctataatgaacaataaatatatatatatatatatatatatatatatatatatatatatatatatatataccttttgtaaatactttttccctgttttctagtacatttaaattttaaccgctgaaatatagatgttgGTCAGCTTTTTTGCCGCTTCTTGTCTCCTtaccgtaattccactaatagacgtgcagcaaatccagATGGCGGCTTACTTGACCGCcgtgaacaggacgacagtaagaatgacagaataagagacagtaaggacgacagaacaggacgacagtaagaatgacagaataagacagNNNNNNNNNNNNNNNNNNNNNNNNNNNNNNNNNNNNNNNNNNNNNNNNNNNNNNNNNNNNNNNNNNNNNNNNNNNNNNNNNNNNNNNNNNNNNNNNNNNNNNNNNNNNNNNNNNNNNNNNNNNNNNNNNNNNNNNNNNNNNNNNNNNNNNNNNNNNNNNNNNNNNNNNNNNNNNNNNNNNNNNNNNNNNNNNNNNNNNNNNNNNNNNNNNNNNNNNNNNNNNNNNNNNNNNNNNNNNNNNNNNNNNNNNNNNNNNNNNNNNNNNNNNNNNNNNNNNNNNNNNNNNNNNNNNNNNNNNNNNNNNNNNNNNNNNNNNNNNNNNNNNNNNNNNNNNNNNNNNNNNNNNNNNNNNNNNNNNNNNNNNNNNNNNNNNNNNNNNNNNNNNNNNNNNNNNNNNNNNNNNNNNNNNNNNNNNNNNNNNNNNNNNNNNNNNNNNNNNNNNNNNNNNNNNNNNNNNNNNNNNNNNNNNNNNNNNNNNNNNNNNNNNNNNNNNNNNNNNNNACATTTTAactctatttttgttttgtttaaagtatTCAGTATCGAGTATCAAACCAAATCATGACATGAGTGAATCATTACAcattattaactaatatttacTGTAGTCACTGTGGTTACAGGTGATATTCATGAGTAAAATGACTTGAGTGAGAGAATTCAATACAGATGAGTTTTGTACTGAAGTCAGAGAGAATGAGGTGACTTACAGATAATGATGCTAAATGAGTTCATGAAGTCTTCAGATAGTCTGTTGAAGTTGATTGAGATTCAGTTGCTCCTCATATGAGGTTGTAGTTGGAGGTCTTCAGCTCTCCTTCACCAGGAGCTTCATTCTGCTTTCTATAGAGAGTCAGAGGTGTTTGTCTGAGGACGTGATGGAGCCAGAGCCTCCTCAAAAACACTCAGATCAGAAAACTAATGACAGGACAAAAGCAAAGCACaacaaattatacaaaatttGTTAaagataatgaataaaataatgtataaacaaCATGGTTTTGtaacacatttataaaacaatattacaatataacgGTAAGTGCTGTTTGAGacagttaatgttttttttgttttttttctttacagatTTACCCACATCTACACTGACTGTGACACCAGACAGTCCTGTATTCACTGGAGAGACAGTCAATCTGAAGTGTAAGATAAAGCCTGATCACAGTGACTGGAGATATGAGTGGTATAAAGGCAGCACTAAAGTGTCTGAGCATCACACTGTAAACAGAGACACTTTCACTATCAGAGGAGTTAAAAAGTCTGATGCGGGTCAGTACACGTGTAAAGGACAGAGAGATGGAAAACCAAACTCATCACAATCAAGCTCTgctgtttctctctctgtgacGGGTGAGTTAAATATCTTCCTGATATGAAGTTTTGG belongs to Labeo rohita strain BAU-BD-2019 unplaced genomic scaffold, IGBB_LRoh.1.0 scaffold_172, whole genome shotgun sequence and includes:
- the LOC127158821 gene encoding histone H2B, with the protein product MPEPAKSAPKKGSKKAVTKTTGKGGKKRKRSRKESYAIYVYKVLKQVHPDTGISSKAMGIMNSFVNDIFERIAGESSRLAHYNKRSTITSREIQTAVRLLLPGELAKHAVSEGTKAVTKYTSSK